A genome region from Thermomonospora amylolytica includes the following:
- a CDS encoding EamA family transporter has translation MTSHAHDTRPGMTPLAWAALLVVYVVWGSTYLGIGIVIESMPPLLHGGIRFLAAAALLAAFLAVRHGPGVLRVSRRRLGSAALVGLLLLTGGNGMVAVAEQHVSTGLAALLVAAVPLWLVLLRTAGGDRPPAATLLGVAVGFAGVALLSVLPGGSSGSAFGAVVLLLAALSWSVGSFLAGRLPMPASTFTASVYEMAAGGAALLALGLARGETLDLGAVTARSWLALAYLVVFGSLLAFTSYAWLLGNAPLSIVGTYAYVNPVVAVLLGALFLNEAVTWPILLGGAIIVLGVAVVVWGDNRRPRPSRTNPAVLTDPSIARLQARP, from the coding sequence ATGACCTCTCATGCTCATGACACCCGCCCGGGGATGACCCCGCTCGCCTGGGCCGCCCTGCTGGTGGTCTACGTGGTGTGGGGCTCGACGTACCTCGGGATCGGGATCGTCATCGAGTCCATGCCGCCGCTGCTGCACGGCGGGATCCGGTTCCTGGCCGCCGCGGCGCTGCTGGCCGCCTTCCTGGCGGTCCGGCACGGGCCGGGCGTGCTGCGGGTGTCACGGCGGCGGCTCGGATCGGCCGCGCTGGTGGGCCTGCTGCTGCTCACCGGCGGGAACGGCATGGTGGCCGTCGCCGAGCAGCACGTCTCCACCGGCCTGGCCGCGCTGCTGGTCGCCGCCGTGCCGCTGTGGCTGGTGCTGCTGCGCACCGCCGGCGGCGACCGGCCGCCCGCCGCGACGCTCCTCGGGGTGGCCGTGGGTTTCGCCGGGGTGGCGCTGCTGTCGGTCCTGCCCGGCGGCTCCTCCGGCAGCGCGTTCGGCGCGGTCGTGCTGCTGCTGGCCGCGCTGTCCTGGTCGGTCGGATCGTTCCTGGCGGGGCGGCTGCCGATGCCCGCGAGCACCTTCACCGCCAGCGTGTACGAGATGGCCGCCGGCGGCGCGGCGCTGCTGGCCCTGGGCCTGGCCCGCGGCGAGACCCTGGACCTCGGCGCGGTCACCGCCCGCTCCTGGCTGGCCCTGGCCTACCTGGTCGTCTTCGGCTCCCTGCTGGCGTTCACCTCGTACGCCTGGCTGCTGGGCAACGCGCCGCTGTCGATCGTCGGCACCTACGCCTACGTCAACCCCGTGGTGGCCGTACTGCTCGGCGCGCTGTTCCTGAACGAGGCCGTCACCTGGCCCATCCTGCTCGGCGGCGCGATCATCGTCCTCGGCGTCGCCGTCGTCGTGTGGGGGGACAACCGCCGCCCACGCCCCTCGCGGACGAACCCGGCCGTCCTCACCGACCCGTCCATCGCCCGCCTACAGGCCCGCCCCTGA
- a CDS encoding haloalkane dehalogenase, with the protein MPVQHVLDSTIAYREIGSGTPMVFLHGNPTSSHLWRNILPAVGEGRRLAPDLIGMGESGKPGIDYTFADHARYLDAWFDALELDDVVLVGHDWGGALAFDWASRHPNRVRGIAFTETIVKPMTGQEFPDAGRRLFQAIKTEGVGEKMILDDNAFLEEALPGTVAAPIDPGDLDVYRRPYPTRESRLPLLQWARSMPLDGEPADVVARVEAYDDWLAGSAEVPKLLLAFAPGPGTMMHQDMIDWCAATMAGLQIRRYDEVAGHHTPEDHPELIATAIAAWADEHGLR; encoded by the coding sequence ATGCCCGTTCAGCACGTACTCGACTCCACCATCGCCTACCGGGAGATCGGCTCCGGAACCCCGATGGTCTTCTTGCACGGCAACCCCACCTCCTCCCACCTGTGGCGGAACATCCTCCCGGCGGTCGGCGAGGGCCGCCGCCTGGCCCCCGACCTGATCGGGATGGGCGAGTCCGGCAAACCCGGCATCGACTACACCTTCGCCGATCACGCCCGCTACCTGGACGCCTGGTTCGACGCCCTCGAACTCGACGACGTGGTCCTCGTCGGTCACGACTGGGGCGGCGCCCTGGCCTTCGACTGGGCCTCCCGCCACCCGAACCGGGTGCGCGGCATCGCCTTCACCGAAACCATCGTCAAGCCGATGACCGGGCAGGAGTTCCCCGACGCCGGCCGCCGGCTGTTCCAGGCGATCAAAACCGAGGGCGTCGGCGAGAAGATGATCCTGGACGACAACGCCTTCCTGGAGGAGGCGCTGCCCGGTACCGTCGCCGCCCCGATCGACCCGGGCGACCTGGACGTCTACCGCAGGCCGTACCCGACTCGGGAGAGCCGCCTGCCGCTGCTGCAGTGGGCGCGCTCGATGCCGCTGGACGGCGAGCCCGCCGACGTCGTGGCCCGCGTCGAGGCATACGACGACTGGCTGGCCGGCAGTGCGGAAGTGCCGAAGTTGCTGCTGGCCTTCGCACCCGGACCCGGCACGATGATGCACCAGGACATGATCGACTGGTGCGCGGCCACCATGGCCGGCCTCCAGATCCGGCGGTACGACGAGGTCGCGGGACACCACACCCCCGAAGACCACCCCGAGCTGATCGCCACGGCCATCGCGGCCTGGGCGGATGAGCACGGGCTCCGCTGA